A section of the Humulus lupulus chromosome 2, drHumLupu1.1, whole genome shotgun sequence genome encodes:
- the LOC133817936 gene encoding uncharacterized protein LOC133817936 isoform X1, which produces MGTEVQSKMYLPGYYSTKDISNKASYGGWSLHHEGNSSKSVQHYGMFSSKPALEGVDYCAYDKEKLRQTILKHESILRHQVHELHRLYKIQRDMMNEFQSKEQIKHLIPSGTSQSSMFQSGFSTEDDKRSWYISNLPGAGSGCGRPSSSSADVIQIHQSHMHEKTTLSTYGLSQNSARLKDCESLDFKCKKAQRRLFDLEVPADEYIDDETETNGELEISRTESCLINNGNEVTVAADKNVFKHTGDNGNTLTSNLYSGRTHYLADLNEPIEVEEVPASASVDNMGDKTQTESTQAYSGTWCSAQEISQKPLVRNIKDERNEKEGSSYTIYDAQIGSKSSFSDSFHLQDFQKPCDLSKAEAGKTNEFVTCIPSDQNTAGKQITRKIFGIEVSEENNNASALAPKGTILQNMSVPQSDAANSDITSISCLNQNLISFQGAQYNPQGYLSGPRKEPRKMEAPHGGLPWLRKALSVNSKSLKEESEGSHQMKIDFTQSYSKQYLNQIDMRRGPSQSPIQDSWSTTRGHDTEHRRAETSDCSSVKRILGVPIFDFPSIHGSVVSVSGNNSPINVGSVKSDLACDSVSPRSQEQPKVIDSKKELDKGRSYVRQEIDLNECITEEEEEEDQVTPALLVVKPTTGIDLEAPVIIVDSETGITSEEESQESELMKPLPHDKIDEVAAEALVAISSSHVDYLHGNATLVDLQSDSSMNNSLFWFADVISSYDETATNKTNVCDEGSIPDDIDDFEYIILNLPETKVEECCYQPQILEDLDNLKEEDTPAPRRPRRGQARRGRQRKDFQRDVLPGLVSLSRNEVTEDLQIIEGMVRTTGGTWQPSLATRNGGKSGGGRGRRRLVGCAPSPPAPVAAACNVQVQLPDSKELGLDESSLTGWGKRTRRPPRQRCPLSNSLLPLK; this is translated from the exons ATGGGAACTGAAGTACAGTCGAAGATGTATCTACCGGGATATTATTCCACAAAAGACATAAGCAATAAGGCTAGCTATGGTGGCTGGTCTTTACATCATGAAGGTAACTCTTCGAAGAGTGTCCAGCATTATGGCATGTTCTCGTCAAAGCCAGCGCTGGAGGGAGTGGATTATTGTGCATATGATAAGGAAAAGTTGAGACAAACCATATTGAAGCATGAATCCATATTGAGACATCAG GTCCATGAACTCCATCGTCTTTACAAAATACAGAGGGACATGATGAATGAATTCCAAAGCAAAGAACAAATCAAACATTTGATACCTAGTGGGACATCCCAATCAAGTATGTTTCAATCCGGATTTTCAACTGAAGATGATAAAAGAAGTTGGTACATATCAAATTTGCCTGGAGCTGGCTCTGGTTGTGGTAGACCTTCTTCATCTAGCGCTGATGTGATTCAAATTCATCAAAGTCATATGCACGAGAAGACCACTTTGTCCACCTATGGTCTCAGCCAAAATAGTGCAAGATTGAAAGATTGTGAATCTTTGGATTTCAAATGCAAGAAGGCTCAGAGAAGATTGTTTGATCTTGAAGTTCCTGCTGATGAATATATAGATGATGAAACCGAAACGAATGGAGAACTTGAAATTTCAAGAACAGAAAGTTGTCTAATTAACAATGGTAACGAAGTTACTGTAGCTGCAGATAAAAATGTGTTCAAGCATACTGGTGATAATGGTAATACTTTGACATCTAATTTGTATTCGGGGAGAACCCATTACTTGGCTGACCTAAATGAGCCCATAGAAGTTGAGGAAGTGCCAGCATCAGCTTCTGTTGATAATATGGGCGACAAAACTCAAACTGAATCGACACAGGCGTACTCAGGTACATGGTGTTCAGCACAAGAAATATCTCAAAAACCCCTGGTCAGAAACATAAAGGATGAGAGGAATGAAAAAGAAGGGTCATCTTATACCATCTATGATG CACAAATTGGAAGCAAGAGTTCTTTCAGTGATAGTTTTCATCTTCAAGATTTCCAGAAGCCATGTGACCTGTCTAAAGCTGAAGCTGGTAAAACAAATGAGTTCGTTACATGTATTCCTTCCGATCAGAATACCGCAGGGAAACAGATTACAAGGAAAATATTTGGCATAGAAGTTTCTGAAGAAAATAATaatgcatctgctttagctcccAAAGGAACTATTCTCCAAAACATGTCTGTTCCTCAATCTGACGCAGCCAATTCTGATATAACATCCATTTCATGCTTGAACCAGAACTTGATATCATTTCAAGGTGCTCAATATAATCCTCAAGGATACCTGTCTGGTCCCAGGAAAGAGCCCAGGAAAATGGAGGCACCACATGGAGGACTACCTTGGCTCAGAAAAGCGCTGTCTGTTAATAGCAAATCTCTGAAAGAAGAAAGTGAAGGATCTCATCAGATGAAAATCGACTTCACGCAAAGCTATTCTAAGCAGTACCTAAACCAAATTGACATGAGGAGGGGTCCGTCACAGAGTCCTATTCAGGATTCTTGGTCAACGACACGGGGCCATGATACCGAGCACCGAAGAGCCGAAACAAGCGACTGCTCAAGTGTTAAAAGGATTCTTGGTGTTCCCATATTTGACTTCCCATCAATACATGGTTCTGTTGTTTCTGTCTCTggtaataatagccctataaacgTTGGGTCAGTCAAAAGTGATTTGGCTTGTGATTCTGTATCACCTAGATCTCAAGAGCAGCCCAAAGTCATAGACTCAAAGAAGGAATTGGACAAAGGCAGGTCTTACGTGAGACAAGAAATAGACTTAAATGAGTGTAtaactgaagaagaagaagaagaagatcaagTGACTCCAGCACTATTAGTTGTAAAACCCACAACTGGGATAGATTTGGAGGCTCCAGTTATTATTGTTGACTCAGAAACTGGGATTACTTCTGAGGAAGAATCTCAAGAAAGCGAACTAATGAAACCTTTGCCTCATGATAAAATCGATGAGGTTGCAGCAGAGGCTTTAGTTGCCATTTCTTCCTCTCATGTAGATTATCTGCATGGCAATGCTACACTTGTTGATCTTCAATCTGATTCTTCCATGAATAATTCTCTTTTCTGGTTTGCGGATGTTATCTCATCATACGACGAGACAGCTACAAATAAGACTAATGTATGTGATGAAGGGTCGATTCCTGACGACATTGATGACTTCGAGTACATAATACTAAATCTGCCAGAAACCAAAGTGGAAGAGTGCTGTTATCAGCCTCAGATTTTGGAAGATCTAGATAATCTGAAGGAAGAAGATACACCAGCACCAAGAAGGCCTAGGAGAGGTCAGGCAAGGCGGGGGAGGCAGCGGAAGGATTTTCAAAGAGATGTTCTACCTGGTTTGGTGTCTCTGTCAAGAAATGAGGTGACTGAGGATCTCCAGATCATTGAAGGGATGGTTAGAACCACTGGTGGGACTTGGCAGCCCAGTTTGGCAACGAGAAATGGTGGTAAGAGTGGAGGTGGGAGAGGAAGGAGGAGGTTAGTAGGGTGTGCTCCATCGCCTCCAGCTCCAGTGGCTGCAGCTTGCAATGTCCAAGTTCAACTACCTGATTCCAAGGAGTTGGGACTTGATGAAAGTAGCCTTACTGGATGGGGGAAGAGGACAAGGCGTCCCCCAAGGCAGAGGTGTCCCTTAAGTAATTCACTTCTCCCTCTCAAATGA
- the LOC133817936 gene encoding uncharacterized protein LOC133817936 isoform X2 has product MGTEVQSKMYLPGYYSTKDISNKASYGGWSLHHEGNSSKSVQHYGMFSSKPALEGVDYCAYDKEKLRQTILKHESILRHQVHELHRLYKIQRDMMNEFQSKEQIKHLIPSGTSQSSMFQSGFSTEDDKRSWYISNLPGAGSGCGRPSSSSADVIQIHQSHMHEKTTLSTYGLSQNSARLKDCESLDFKCKKAQRRLFDLEVPADEYIDDETETNGELEISRTESCLINNGNEVTVAADKNVFKHTGDNGNTLTSNLYSGRTHYLADLNEPIEVEEVPASASVDNMGDKTQTESTQAYSAQIGSKSSFSDSFHLQDFQKPCDLSKAEAGKTNEFVTCIPSDQNTAGKQITRKIFGIEVSEENNNASALAPKGTILQNMSVPQSDAANSDITSISCLNQNLISFQGAQYNPQGYLSGPRKEPRKMEAPHGGLPWLRKALSVNSKSLKEESEGSHQMKIDFTQSYSKQYLNQIDMRRGPSQSPIQDSWSTTRGHDTEHRRAETSDCSSVKRILGVPIFDFPSIHGSVVSVSGNNSPINVGSVKSDLACDSVSPRSQEQPKVIDSKKELDKGRSYVRQEIDLNECITEEEEEEDQVTPALLVVKPTTGIDLEAPVIIVDSETGITSEEESQESELMKPLPHDKIDEVAAEALVAISSSHVDYLHGNATLVDLQSDSSMNNSLFWFADVISSYDETATNKTNVCDEGSIPDDIDDFEYIILNLPETKVEECCYQPQILEDLDNLKEEDTPAPRRPRRGQARRGRQRKDFQRDVLPGLVSLSRNEVTEDLQIIEGMVRTTGGTWQPSLATRNGGKSGGGRGRRRLVGCAPSPPAPVAAACNVQVQLPDSKELGLDESSLTGWGKRTRRPPRQRCPLSNSLLPLK; this is encoded by the exons ATGGGAACTGAAGTACAGTCGAAGATGTATCTACCGGGATATTATTCCACAAAAGACATAAGCAATAAGGCTAGCTATGGTGGCTGGTCTTTACATCATGAAGGTAACTCTTCGAAGAGTGTCCAGCATTATGGCATGTTCTCGTCAAAGCCAGCGCTGGAGGGAGTGGATTATTGTGCATATGATAAGGAAAAGTTGAGACAAACCATATTGAAGCATGAATCCATATTGAGACATCAG GTCCATGAACTCCATCGTCTTTACAAAATACAGAGGGACATGATGAATGAATTCCAAAGCAAAGAACAAATCAAACATTTGATACCTAGTGGGACATCCCAATCAAGTATGTTTCAATCCGGATTTTCAACTGAAGATGATAAAAGAAGTTGGTACATATCAAATTTGCCTGGAGCTGGCTCTGGTTGTGGTAGACCTTCTTCATCTAGCGCTGATGTGATTCAAATTCATCAAAGTCATATGCACGAGAAGACCACTTTGTCCACCTATGGTCTCAGCCAAAATAGTGCAAGATTGAAAGATTGTGAATCTTTGGATTTCAAATGCAAGAAGGCTCAGAGAAGATTGTTTGATCTTGAAGTTCCTGCTGATGAATATATAGATGATGAAACCGAAACGAATGGAGAACTTGAAATTTCAAGAACAGAAAGTTGTCTAATTAACAATGGTAACGAAGTTACTGTAGCTGCAGATAAAAATGTGTTCAAGCATACTGGTGATAATGGTAATACTTTGACATCTAATTTGTATTCGGGGAGAACCCATTACTTGGCTGACCTAAATGAGCCCATAGAAGTTGAGGAAGTGCCAGCATCAGCTTCTGTTGATAATATGGGCGACAAAACTCAAACTGAATCGACACAGGCGTACTCAG CACAAATTGGAAGCAAGAGTTCTTTCAGTGATAGTTTTCATCTTCAAGATTTCCAGAAGCCATGTGACCTGTCTAAAGCTGAAGCTGGTAAAACAAATGAGTTCGTTACATGTATTCCTTCCGATCAGAATACCGCAGGGAAACAGATTACAAGGAAAATATTTGGCATAGAAGTTTCTGAAGAAAATAATaatgcatctgctttagctcccAAAGGAACTATTCTCCAAAACATGTCTGTTCCTCAATCTGACGCAGCCAATTCTGATATAACATCCATTTCATGCTTGAACCAGAACTTGATATCATTTCAAGGTGCTCAATATAATCCTCAAGGATACCTGTCTGGTCCCAGGAAAGAGCCCAGGAAAATGGAGGCACCACATGGAGGACTACCTTGGCTCAGAAAAGCGCTGTCTGTTAATAGCAAATCTCTGAAAGAAGAAAGTGAAGGATCTCATCAGATGAAAATCGACTTCACGCAAAGCTATTCTAAGCAGTACCTAAACCAAATTGACATGAGGAGGGGTCCGTCACAGAGTCCTATTCAGGATTCTTGGTCAACGACACGGGGCCATGATACCGAGCACCGAAGAGCCGAAACAAGCGACTGCTCAAGTGTTAAAAGGATTCTTGGTGTTCCCATATTTGACTTCCCATCAATACATGGTTCTGTTGTTTCTGTCTCTggtaataatagccctataaacgTTGGGTCAGTCAAAAGTGATTTGGCTTGTGATTCTGTATCACCTAGATCTCAAGAGCAGCCCAAAGTCATAGACTCAAAGAAGGAATTGGACAAAGGCAGGTCTTACGTGAGACAAGAAATAGACTTAAATGAGTGTAtaactgaagaagaagaagaagaagatcaagTGACTCCAGCACTATTAGTTGTAAAACCCACAACTGGGATAGATTTGGAGGCTCCAGTTATTATTGTTGACTCAGAAACTGGGATTACTTCTGAGGAAGAATCTCAAGAAAGCGAACTAATGAAACCTTTGCCTCATGATAAAATCGATGAGGTTGCAGCAGAGGCTTTAGTTGCCATTTCTTCCTCTCATGTAGATTATCTGCATGGCAATGCTACACTTGTTGATCTTCAATCTGATTCTTCCATGAATAATTCTCTTTTCTGGTTTGCGGATGTTATCTCATCATACGACGAGACAGCTACAAATAAGACTAATGTATGTGATGAAGGGTCGATTCCTGACGACATTGATGACTTCGAGTACATAATACTAAATCTGCCAGAAACCAAAGTGGAAGAGTGCTGTTATCAGCCTCAGATTTTGGAAGATCTAGATAATCTGAAGGAAGAAGATACACCAGCACCAAGAAGGCCTAGGAGAGGTCAGGCAAGGCGGGGGAGGCAGCGGAAGGATTTTCAAAGAGATGTTCTACCTGGTTTGGTGTCTCTGTCAAGAAATGAGGTGACTGAGGATCTCCAGATCATTGAAGGGATGGTTAGAACCACTGGTGGGACTTGGCAGCCCAGTTTGGCAACGAGAAATGGTGGTAAGAGTGGAGGTGGGAGAGGAAGGAGGAGGTTAGTAGGGTGTGCTCCATCGCCTCCAGCTCCAGTGGCTGCAGCTTGCAATGTCCAAGTTCAACTACCTGATTCCAAGGAGTTGGGACTTGATGAAAGTAGCCTTACTGGATGGGGGAAGAGGACAAGGCGTCCCCCAAGGCAGAGGTGTCCCTTAAGTAATTCACTTCTCCCTCTCAAATGA